Within Mustelus asterias unplaced genomic scaffold, sMusAst1.hap1.1 HAP1_SCAFFOLD_1460, whole genome shotgun sequence, the genomic segment AGTCCAGGGTTTTGTGATTTATTGATCGCAGGAAATGATGTCAGATTGGAAGCTGCAAAATGACAGGTTTTGCTGATTTTAAAAAGAGGAATTTTGGGAGTGAGATTATCCAGTTGGCAGCTCTGAAGACCACCCAGAACGGAGACTTGCTCCCCAAGTTTCTATGTAATTTTAACAAGTGTTTAATGGTCAGATGGATTAGTGGGGAGGGGAGTATTTGTCGGTGGGGggactggggaggtgggggtttagtgaggggggtgggtttagtgagggggtgggtgggggggggcgggcggcagTAGGAATGGAAGAaattggtgggaggggggaagttTGGGTCGCCAATGGATTTTGGTGGTTTCTGGCGCCATCCAGTGGACGGAGATTTCTGATCAGATCCTTTCCTGAAATTGTTTTAAACCTTAATCCCTGACGTGGCAATTTTTGATGAAAGGTTACTGATTTGAAAcatttatctctgtttctctctccaccaatgtGTCTAACTGGCTGAAtacttccagtattttctggGTAATGGTCATGGGCCCATTCAGTGACAGAAATTCTGACTAAAAAACAGAAAACTCTTGAAGTATACAAAGTTTTTGTGATCAGTTTTACTTTGAATTTTCCCACTCCCAACGTCACGCTTACTGGTCTatgattccctgttttctccctacctcttttttaaaaagaagtgTTAGCCTAACACCTGTCAtcaggaaaatgctagaatcactTATTAAGGAGTTTATAGGAGGATCCTTAGAAATTACAGTCTGACCACACAGAACCAACATGGCTTTTTAAAAGTGAAATCTTATTTAGCTAatctttttgatgaagtaacatttAAGGTGGATAAAGAGGAATCTGTAAATGTATTGTACATGGATTTTCAAAACACTTactgtgccacatcaaaggttaccacTCAGATGAGAACTCATGATGTGGCtgggggtccggggggggggggcgtgcggggggaaGAGATGGGATGGACAAGTTGGCATGGATAAATGATTGATTAGCTATTAGGAAGCAgagataaatgggtatttttcatgTTGGCAAGCTGTACCTcaaagtgccacagggatcagttctaggtcctcaactatttacaatttatgtcAAATACTTGGATGAAAAGAGTAAGTGTATGGTAGCTAATTTTGCCCTGAtaccaagataggtaggaaactAAGTTGTCAAGAGAAGATAGAGAACCTGAAAAGGGATTTAGATAGGTGAAGTGGGTGGGCagaaatttggcaaatggagtataatgtcgaCAAATGTGAACGTGTCCGTTttgtcaggaagaatagaaaaacagtataCTATTGAAATGGGGAGAAGTTACAGAACTCggtagtacagagggatctgggtgtcctgataTAAGAATAACAAAGTTAGTATGCGgggtacagcaaatgattaggaaggcaagtggaattttaGCAATTATTGCAAAAGGAATATAATATATAAGTGGCAAAGCTTTACTGCAGttctacagggccttggtgagaccacatctggagtactgtgcacagttttagtctccttatttgaaagagATATAATTGCtttagaagtagttcagagaaggttcacttgcctcattcctgggatgaagggcttttATTTTATGAAGTGAGCTTAAACAAGCAGGgcctatatccattggagtttagaagaatcttattgaagcatataacatcctgaggggatttgatagggtgataccgggaggatgcttcctcttgtgggggaagcTAGAACTTGGACATAATTTAAgaattttaggacagagatgaggagaatcttttctCTGAAGGTCCTTAGAATGTGAAATTTTGTTCTCCAGAAGATAGCGGAGATGTCATTTAATTTGCTaaagctgagttagacagattattGTTGGAACGGAAGTCGTGGGTTATGGGGTGCAGACAGGAAATTGGAAGTGAGACCACaagcagatcagtcatgatcttattgaatggtggagcaggtttggcctcctcctgctcctcagtccttAACTATTGCCTCTcttccatcaccaatgcacaatgacagcagtatgtaccatctaccaaATAGACTGCAAGAACTTAACATgactctttcaacagcaccttccaagccctctAACACCTTGAGGACAAGAGCGGCAGAAacccgggaacaccaccacttgccagttcccctccaagtcactcacatctgacttggaaatatatcactgttccttaacAGTCccaggtcaaaatcttggaactccctccctaagagcacagtgggtgtacctacactacatggactgcagtggttcaagaaggcacctcatCACCAAGGTAGTacgttggcacggtggttagcactgctgcctcacagcaggtccaggttcaattccagccttgggtgactgtgcggagtttgcacattctccccgtgtttgcatgggtttcctcccactgtccaaagatgtgtaggttcagtggattggtgatggtaaatgtgtggggtgacggggacagggtgggggagaggacgtgggtaagatattctgtcagagagttgctgctgacttgatgggccaaatggcctccttctgcactgtagggattctatgaacttcttgaggacaattagggatgggcaataaatgctgctcgagccagcgacacccacatcccatgaaagaataagcagagtaatatttttctctctccatccattTTCCCAGGATGTGAAGATTATCCGTTCCCTGATTCTGGGGGAGTTGGAACGGGGTCAGAAACAGTTCCAGGGTTTGTGCTTCATCACCAGGCTCCACAAGAATGAAATTATTCCGAGTGAATCAATGGCCAAACTGCGACAGGTGAGATGGGAATTACCGGAAACTACAGCTTCCTGAAACTTCCTTCCTCTTCCTTTTCCTCCTCAGTCTCCTCTCTGAACTGCTCCTATTGGTAGGTATGAGTGTGATGTTTTGTATCACtccagcaacaacttgtatttatatagcatctttaacataaacatcccaaggtgcttcacaggagcattatcaagcaGGATTAGACATCAAGCCACAGAGGCCAGAATAGGGCAAATGGCCGAACACTTGGTCAAGGGTGTGATTAGGGTGCGTCTTAAAGGATAAGAGCTAGACTGAAAAGCTTAGCAGAGATCCAGAGATCCGGGTGTGGACAGATGAAAGTATGGCCTTGACTGGTAGAGCCATTAAAATTTGGGAATGTTCAAGAGACTGGAATTAGAAGAGTGCAGAAATCTGAGGGTTGTAaggttggaggagattagagagatagagaggattATAAACAAGGATGAGAGTTATGAAATCATGATGTTGCCCTGACTAGGAGCCCGATGTAGGTCAGCGCGAGGGTGATCAGGGAATGGGATTTGGTGCGAGTTACGACACCGGCAGCAGAGTTTTTAATTCCGGAAGGTTTAGAGGGTGGAATACGGGAGaacagccaggagtgcattagaATAAGTGAGTCTGTAGCAGTGGTTCTCAAACTTTGTTTGAAGAACCTCTTTTTGAATGGTTTGGTAATCACAGACCCCCATCTAAATCATACTGTAAAACACTCAAACGGAAGGTGCTGCATGTAAGAGGTATTTACTTATAGTTATCAGTAAGATGATTGCGCCTGCTTCTCATTGCAGTGTCTTCCCATCTTTGATGGGAGCAGGGACAGTGCAGAAATGGAGAAAGCACTCTGGGAACAAGGAAGGAGCAGAAGCAATGGGGAGACACGTGACTGTGAGAGCAGGAACAGATAGAGCGAGTGCTCGAGGAGTTTCACCTTCTGAATCTGAGATCATTCTAAACTCACCTGTCCACGTCCTCTTCCCCCAGTCCCCAGCGCTGGTtgatctacactggctcccaaCCAAACAATGTCCTGATTTTAGAATTCTCATCTTTCGTTCCATATCCtcatccttccctatctctggaatctccttcagcctccgagatctctgcgctcatctaattctggccccttGAGAATCCCTGATTTTTGGTCACCCTTTCAGTTGCCTGAATGGCAAGCTCTATAATTCTGTCTTTAAATCTCCACCTCTCTCCTCTGCTTTCCCCCTTAAGATCCTTCATATGCCCTATTTCttttaccaagcttttggttattttATAAACTTGGTGTAACATTTTGTTATATACTgcacctgtgaagcaccttgggatgtttcgttccattaaaggtgctttataaatatacATTATTGTTGAAGTAGGATTAGGTGTAAGCACTGGTTTAGAGTTGGTGtgctgaatgacctgtttctgggACATGACGTTTGATTCTCTTTCTATAGTTGCTGCACTGTTTAAGTTTTGGTTCTGAGGCATGGCTTTGCTGTGTCACCCctgctccccgccccctcccccacccatgtGAGACCTTCCCAATACTgaatattttctctctctctcactatagaAGAATCCAAGGACTGTGCGTGTGGCCGAGGAACAGCGAGCTCCAGAGCACCTATACATGGATGTGGCAGTGAACTACAGCAGAGCTAACCCCCTGAGTGTTCACATTAACAATTTATGTGCAGATGCCATGGATGCTGTCTATACAAGAGAGAGCGATGTGAAACATTGGATGGAGAAAGGTTTGTGAATGAGAGCCCCACACACTCTTTCTGTTACTTTATGGTTCATTTGTAATTTGACTCTGTTGACCTGCCATTAGTACTGTCCACCAAcaatcaatctcagttttatAATTTCCAGTTGAcctccagcactgctgcctccggccatgggtcactgtctgtgtggagtttgcacgttctccccgtgtccgcatgggtttcctccgggtgctccggtttcctcccacactccaaagatgtgcaggtcgggtggattggccatgattaatgcacagggttagagggatagggtggggtagtgggcctaggtagagtgctctttcagagagttggtgctgactcgatgggctgagtggcctccttctagaTCTTATCTGGATTCTATAACCTATTTCCAACACTGTGTGAAATGCCTCCTAATTAACATCACTCCTGAAAGGCTCGCTCTGATTTTAAAGTTAtttctcctggttctggactctcgccaccagaggaaatagttcacTTTTTCAATGCTATCAAATCCTTTAACTACCTTAAACACATCAATTAGATAAATCTTCTATGTTTGAGTAAATAAATGCCTAGTCAATGAAAACTGTCTTCATAATTTGACCCTTTTAGCCCTCGGAATATTGTGGTCAATGTGCACTGCACCACCTCCAAACTCAGTATGTTTCCTGCGGTTTGGTGCTGAGAACTGGATGCAGTTACTCCTGCTGGGGCTGAAACAGAGTTTTATATCATTGTAACATTAATCCACCCAAATGATCTCCAGCTCACTTCCAGATATtctacccagagagagagaatgatagtaaaagtttctttaaatacattaaaaacaaacgggaagcaaaagtagacattgggccgctccaaaatgacgctggtaatctagtgatgggagacaaggaaatagctgaggaacttaataagtactttgcgtcagtcttcacagtagaagacatgagtaatatcccaacaattcaggaaagtcagggggcagagttgaatatggttgccatcacaaaggagaaagtgctagagaaactaaaaggtctgaaaattgataaatctccgggcccagatgggctacatcctagagttctaaaggagatagctgaagaaatagtggaggcgttagttatgatctttcaaaagtcactggagtcagggaaagtcccagaggattggaaaatcgctgttgtaaccccactgttcaagaagggaacaagaaaaaagatggaaaattataggccaattagcctaacctcagttgttggcaaaattctagaatccatcgttaaggatgagatttctaaattcttggaagtgcagggtcggattaggacaagtcagcatggatttagtaaggggaggtcgtgcctgacaaacctgttagagttctttgaagagataacaaataggttagaccaaggagagccaatggatgttatctatcttgacttccaaaaggcctttgacaaggtgcctcacgggagactgctgagtaaaataagggcccatggtattcgaggcaaggtactaacatggattgacgattggctgtcagacagaaggcagagagttgggataaaaggttctttctcagaatggcaaccggtgacaagtggtgtcccgcagggttcagtgttggggccacagctgttctccttatatattaacgatctagatgacgggactgggagcattctggccaagtttgccgatgatacaaagataggtggaggggcaggtagtattgaggaggtggggaggctgcagaaagatttagaccgtttaggagagtggtccaagaagtggctgatgaaattcaacgtgggcaagtgcgaggtcgtacactttggaaaaaagaatagaggcatggactattttctaaacggtgacaaaattcataatgctaaagtgcaaagggacttgggagtcctagtccaggattctctaaaggtaaacttgcaggttgagtccgtaattaagaaagcaaatgtaatgttgtcatttatctcaagaggcttggaatacaaaagcagggatgtacttctgaggctttataaagcactggttaggccccatttggagtactgtgagcaattttgggccccacacctcaggaaggacatactggcactggagcgggtccagcggagattcacacggatgatcccaggaatggtaggcctgacatacgatgaacgtctgaggatcgtgggattatattcattggagtttaggaggttgaggggagatctgatagaaacttacaagataatgaacggcttagataggatggacgtagggaagttgtttccattaacaggggagactaggacgtgggggcacagccttagaataaaagggagtcactttagaacagagatgaggagaaattcttcagccagagagtggtgggtctgtggaattcattgccacagagggctgtggaggccgagacgttgagcgtcttcaagacagaaattgataaattcttgatttctcgaggaattaagggctatggggagagagcgggtaaatggagttgaaatcaaccatgattgaatggtggagtggactcgatgggccgaatggccttacttccgctcctatgtcttatggtcttatctcatagagtctacaatgcagaaggaggccattcggccatcgggcctgcaccgacaaagatcccacccaggccctatccctgcaaccccacatatttatcctgcttatccccctgatactaatggacaatttagcccgaccaatccacctaattcacacatcttttgggctatgggaggaaaccggagcacccggaggaaacccacgcagacacggggagaacatgcaaactccacacagacagtgacccaagaccagaatggaacccaagtccctggcgctgtgaggcagcagtgttaaccactgtgccaccatgtcgccctatctcATTCATGATTCCCAGACATACACATACCAAATTGATACAAtactgaaacaggccattcagcttaaCCACTCCTTGCTGACCTTTACCCTCTACATGAACAAAAATAGCTCCAGTGACGCATCCCAGGTTCCCCACCCCTTAAACCCCATCTCCTTCATGCTCTTCCTCTAACCTCATGTAGAATGTTGGTACTGGAGTCATTttaacctggccttcacagcaggAAGCTGACTGCTGCATTGGAGCAACTGATTGACACAGTGACCTTTAATCTCTGAATAAGGTCAGTGAGATGAATAAtaattgggggatggggggggggctggtttcGGGATATTAAAGGTGGGGAAGTGAATATGAAGTGGGATTCTCCGTCCGATAGTTGATCCCGAGTTGACCTGTTGCTCCTTCGGTtctccacaggtattgagggttcaatctttgaaataatgccagtTTCAGAAGATGTGCCACGGTGTCGGGTGAGTCCGGATCGGTGGAAAGGCTGCATCTGTCGCTACGCACTCTGTATTGAGTGGTACCCCTGCTTCCTGAAATACTGTCGCTCAAAGGGCCCAACAGGCAAGACTAGCTCCTacaagtgtggcatcaaaagcTGCCAGAAATGCTCCCAGTTCGACTTCTATGTCCCACAGAAACAGCTGTGCCTGTGGGATGAGGACATTTAACTCTCTCCCACCTCTTCCACCCAATGCTGGTACTTGATGGGGGGGCAGATGTGGTTGGAGGCCCGTGTCCATCATGTGAAAAATGGATATTGGAGCATCCAAGTTCATAGACCAAGCTTGGGAGGGAATGGGTCTGAGAATGGGATGGACTAGCTCCTTGCTGATACAGAATTAGATTAACATTCAGTGAGTAGAATCCTGGTGTCTGCTCAGTCATTCCAGGTGGGGGGGTCACTGGGTTTAAGAGGGTTACCAGGCCAGTGTTTCAAGACCTGGTCTGGTGTTGGGCctgtcaatcccccccccccccccccccccccccccaccctctctgtgTCGCCTGTATGGACCAAGGGTGGTTTCAGGAACCCTGGGAGCTTCAGAGAACCTGAATAGTTTCACTTGCTGCTTTGTGAAGGACAGAGGGTCTCAACATTTCACACTATCTCCCCATTGGGAATTCTTACTGTCCACGTGGGATTGTCTGGTTTACCTTTTGGAAATTTAGAGGATTAATTAATATTGCATTGTCACTAATCTGATCCTCTAGAAATGTATTTCAATTATCCCAATGCCCTGTTTTCTAAAAATTTGGTTGATGGAATGAATCTGGGTTTAAACCTATTTGGGTCCCTCATTAATCTTCAAAGCCAATTTCTCTTGAATATATTTCCTGTTTGGTGAGCTAGTTGGATATTGCCTTGGGTCAGacagtggggaggtgggtggagtcAGTGACTGGAGTCACCAACCAACGAATTCAATCCAAGCCTGAAAAAACTTCATTCCGTTCGATGGCTCATCTGAGGCGTGTTTCATCGGAATCTTGTCTTTCAAGTGTGGACAATCAATGATCATCTTGGATCCCAATTCTTTATCTGTTGAGATGCTAGGATGTCACATATTATCCTAATGTTGGCGTTTGATCACTATCTTCTGTTTGTTGGCAGTCATTTTGACTCGTGTGCTGATCCCGGATTTGTCCTTATTTTGTGTCGATTAATCTCAGAGAAGCTCATGGCAGATGATCTGGTGAAGTCCTAATCTCGGTGATTGTTTTCTGTTTAGGATTATCCATTGGTGTGAAGGAAATTCAAGAAATTACTGCAGTTAACTATCCTGTTTATTAATCTCCAGGTTTGAGTGGGCTGTAGGACTGGTAAATCAATAGATTCTTGCCTCTTGCATGAGCTCCACCAGCTGGCCACTGTTGGACTTCCCTCAATGTATAAAATATTGTGCAGCTTTGAGAACCTGGCTGTGATTGGCCTGTCAATCTTTAACTGTGCTGAATCTTGGTCTGAAATGATGGTATTTATAATTTCACCAAATATTTTAATTCACCTTTAGTTTCTTTGTTGCAATTTAACCTAAAGATTCAaattgttccagttctttgcaccTTCTGTATTTGCCACAAAGAGAAAGATTTTGTGTTCCGTTTACATGTTGTTTGTGAAACATCCGTCCTGTGAAACTCTTGTTGAGCAGAATTTCCTGAGATTGAAGAATAAGGTCTCGTTTACAGATATTGTGTCCAGCAGTTAGAATCCTTTCCGATTTCAGTTTGAACATCTGAATCATCTCCGAATTTATTCATCACATAAAGGAAGTCAGAGGGATAGTTTGAAGGAAAGAGTTTAATTATTGTCACAGTATTGACTGTTCTTACCAGTGTGTTCCTTGAGAAATGTTTTTTTATAAAATAGAAACTTGAATGAGACTGAGTAACCAAAGATCCAGTTCCTTTTAAATCAATATTAAtctttcccaagatgtgtgggttacagaATACAGAGTATGTGAGAGACATTGCTAGATGTACACATCCTCTTCAATAACCTTCCAGCGAAGAATTCTTTCATCAAAGGTGAAAGGAGTATCAGATTGTGAATCAAATTCCAGTTTCTTTTTCAGGAACTGAGCAAAACAGAACCTTTTATTATTTGAGAATTGGTACCTTGGCTATACTCAACTTTTAAACATTTTACATGATATACTTTGAGGTTGTGCACAATACAGGAATATGTTCTATTGTAAGTGGCTCCAGGTTTCCATACTTCATTAGATCTGAGTCTTCTAGTTATTGACATTGGATTGGAACATGATGAGATCTGGAATCACCCGGTGCCCTGAGTGGGAGTGTTAACTGATGATGCGGTGCCATATGCATATTCATGGTGTTCACAGTTCTTGGGCCATCAATGGGTCAcagccagggagggagggagggaatgttttTTGAGTCCAGACTACCAGATCACAGTTAGATCTGTGGGTCCCAGGTGATGGTTCTTCAATTCCTCTTCCTCACCTGTAGTTCAGAATGTGGGTTTGGATTTCTCTCATTGCTTTATTGAGACCTTCTCCTGGTCTCCAATGTCTGTGGCCACTAATACTTTGCAAAAACCTTTATACTGGGCAGTGCTTCTCGTAAAGATTCTGGATCATTGACAGCAGCAACTCCCTCCGTTTGAGACATTTACAAAATAAATGCTGATTAACATGATTCACAGTTTCCAAGATTAGTCTGTGTTCAGATGTTCACTAACTCTCACATGTTTGGGTTTGAGAAGTTGAGCCAATGATGTGACTGAGAACAGAGATAAGAGTCAATGTCTGTTTAGTTCCAGGGGTCATAGTGTGAGCAAGGTTTTGAAAGGTGCCATTGTGTTAGTGGCAATGTTTTGGCATGTTGAGGAAATGCTCATTTGGTATTGGAGAATGATTAGAGGTACCATTGTGATGGAAGAATGTTTTGGGGTTAATGATGATGGGGAAAATGTTTCAGGGTGAAACAGCAGTGACAATGCCTTCACCCCAATAACTGCACAGAATCTCACAAAGTGCCTTCATGCCCTGTTCAGTGTTTCAGAAATGTCCTAACAAACAAAATTATTTTTGTATTATGATGTATAAAAATAAAAGATTGCTTTATTCTGAAAAAAATTAACTCTGTTCATATCTAATAATTTATCAGGCTCAATAATAAATTCTTACACAGGTGATGCCTGTTTCTTTGTCACAGATTTTCAGTCTGCATGAATTCTCATTTCTGTTTCTGTTCAGAGAATTAATTGATTCTTGGTTGTTAGATTGATCTGAACatcaggagggagaggcagaggaacaataaggggtgagggaggaggtgcaAATGGTTACAGCAGAATGACAGAAGGGGAGGGAATCTGACAAAAAAAACAAGGTTCTGTGGCACAAAAAGGGGAAAAGCCCCTCGAGCAGATCACCTGATTACAGTGAACGGAGGACAAGAGAACATTAAACTGTACCTgcagagggagggatagaggatGAACATGTCCAATCCAATGTGTTGGGAatagggagccaatgtaggtagCTCAGTGAGATTTGAAATGAGTAGGATTTTGATAACATTGGGAAAGGTGGGGAGAGACTGACAACTGGAAAAATCTATTTAAGGAGACTTGGTAATTGATGAGAAATAAGGACGTAAGAAATAGAAGCTGGAGACCATTCGTCCCTTTGAGTCTGTTGTCATAGGtgctgggcctcaactatttacaatttctattaatgacttggatattccagcaaaaaacaaggattgtaagaaaagggagaaccagccgtggataacgaaggaaataaaggagagtattaaaataaaaacagctgcgtacagagtggccaaaaatagtggagaaacaagtgattgggaaaaatttaagaaacaacaaagagagactaagaaagcgataaagaaaggaaggatagactatgaagctaggctagcaattaatataaaaaatgatagtaaaagtttttataaatatataaaaaggaatagagtggctagagtgaatgttggacccttggaggacgagaggggggagttaatagtgggaaatgaggatatggctgagtctttaaataaattttttgtgtcggtcttcacggtggaggacacaaatagtttgccaaatattaacgatagagggttggcagcaggagaaaatacttaatacaattaatgttaccagagaggcagtgctgggtagactaatgggactgaaggtggacaagtccccgggtccggatggaatgcatcccagggtattgaaagaaatgtcagaggtaatagtggatgcgttagtgattatttatcaaaactcgttgcattctggggtagtgccggttgattggaaaacggctaatgttacgccgctgtttaaaaaaggaaggagacaaaaggcgggtaactataggccggtcagcttaacgtctgtagtagggaaaatgctggaatccattattaaagaggagatagcagggcatctggatagaaat encodes:
- the LOC144488320 gene encoding out at first protein homolog, which codes for DVKIIRSLILGELERGQKQFQGLCFITRLHKNEIIPSESMAKLRQKNPRTVRVAEEQRAPEHLYMDVAVNYSRANPLSVHINNLCADAMDAVYTRESDVKHWMEKGIEGSIFEIMPVSEDVPRCRVSPDRWKGCICRYALCIEWYPCFLKYCRSKGPTGKTSSYKCGIKSCQKCSQFDFYVPQKQLCLWDEDI